One window of the Ananas comosus cultivar F153 linkage group 21, ASM154086v1, whole genome shotgun sequence genome contains the following:
- the LOC109726367 gene encoding uncharacterized protein LOC109726367 translates to MPAYDFPSTSAPIHPSDVPSTSEVQFDIPPASIPPFDIPSTSEVRRDDIVYRRRRRRQGHIETQEGILPSAVEQRMEPIVEGIAIEHIDQMHVIEPVQPEMEHDIHIRGRSRGRSRGRGRGRGRGRGREHRRGMEGT, encoded by the exons ATGCCTGCATATGATTTTCCATCGACATCCGCCCCAATTCATCCATCTGATGTCCCTTCGACATCGGAAGTGCAGTTTGATATTCCGCCGGCATCCATCCCTCCATTTGATATTCCATCTACGTCAGAg GTTCGTCGCGATGATATTGTATATCGACGTAGGCGACGACGACAGGGTCATATTGAGACGCAGGAAGGGATACTACCATCAGCTGTTGAGCAAAGgatggagccgattgtcgagGGCATCGCCATCGAGCATATTGATCAGATGCATGTCATTGAGCCCGTGCAGCCTGAGATGGAGCATGACATACATATTCGAGGACGGAGTCGAGGACGCAGTCGTGGACGCGGACGTGGACGTGGCAGGggacgagggcgagagcataggAGGGGGATGGAGGGGACTTga